The Christiangramia flava JLT2011 genome has a segment encoding these proteins:
- a CDS encoding MBL fold metallo-hydrolase: MKIEQIYTGCLAHAAYYIESNGEAAIFDPLREVQPYIDRAKKDNAKIKYVFETHFHADFVSGHLDLQKKTGAQIVFGPGAKPNYEAIIAEDGQLFAIGNYKVKAIHTPGHTMESTTYLLVDDNMKEHGIITGDTLFIGDVGRPDLAQHVVADLTEEKLAGHLYDSLRNKIMPLRDDLIVYPNHGAGSACGKKMSKETTDTLGNQKKTNYALRADMTREEFIQELLTGLTTPPGYFPQNVLMNIGGYESFDEIMKQAATPLKPAEFEVAAGELEALVLDTRDAENFAEGHIPGSINIGLDGNFAPWVGELIPDLETPILLVTEIGREEEAITRLSRVGYDNTRGYLKNGLGSWKRAGLATEKINRITAEELKKLLSEQKIKVIDVRKKSEYDSEHLLDAINVPLNQINQHLDQFAKNEFFVLHCAGGYRSMIAASILQQRGWDNFSDVIDGFKAIKEAGLPVSDYVCPSTLL, from the coding sequence ATGAAAATAGAACAGATATATACCGGATGCCTCGCCCATGCCGCTTATTATATAGAAAGCAATGGAGAAGCTGCAATTTTTGACCCGCTGAGAGAAGTTCAGCCATACATCGATCGTGCAAAAAAAGACAATGCAAAGATCAAATACGTTTTTGAAACGCATTTTCATGCCGATTTTGTGAGCGGTCATCTCGATCTTCAGAAAAAAACCGGGGCACAGATCGTTTTTGGTCCCGGTGCCAAACCCAATTATGAGGCTATCATTGCAGAAGATGGACAGCTTTTTGCCATTGGGAACTACAAGGTTAAAGCGATCCATACCCCCGGGCATACCATGGAAAGCACCACCTACCTGCTGGTAGACGATAATATGAAAGAACACGGCATCATCACCGGCGACACGCTGTTCATTGGAGATGTTGGCCGTCCGGACCTCGCCCAACATGTGGTGGCCGATCTAACCGAAGAAAAACTGGCCGGTCATCTCTACGATTCCCTGCGCAATAAGATCATGCCTCTAAGAGATGATCTGATCGTGTATCCCAATCACGGCGCGGGTTCAGCCTGCGGAAAGAAGATGAGCAAGGAAACCACCGATACTCTGGGCAATCAGAAAAAGACCAATTACGCCCTTCGTGCCGATATGACCAGGGAAGAGTTTATCCAGGAATTGCTTACCGGACTTACCACGCCGCCGGGTTATTTCCCTCAAAACGTGTTAATGAACATTGGGGGTTACGAAAGCTTTGATGAGATCATGAAACAGGCTGCGACTCCGTTAAAACCTGCGGAATTCGAGGTTGCAGCCGGAGAGCTGGAAGCACTGGTCCTGGATACCCGTGATGCCGAAAATTTTGCGGAAGGACATATTCCCGGCAGTATCAATATCGGGCTGGATGGCAATTTTGCTCCTTGGGTTGGAGAACTGATCCCTGACCTGGAAACACCCATCTTACTGGTTACTGAAATTGGTCGTGAAGAAGAAGCGATCACCCGCCTATCCCGGGTAGGATATGACAATACCCGCGGATACCTGAAAAACGGCCTTGGAAGCTGGAAGAGAGCTGGACTTGCAACTGAAAAGATCAATCGCATCACGGCTGAAGAACTTAAAAAGCTGCTTTCCGAACAAAAAATCAAAGTCATAGATGTTCGTAAAAAGAGCGAATACGATTCAGAACACCTGCTCGATGCCATAAATGTTCCTTTAAACCAGATCAATCAGCATTTAGACCAGTTCGCAAAAAATGAATTTTTCGTCCTGCATTGTGCGGGGGGCTACCGAAGCATGATCGCCGCTTCCATATTACAGCAACGAGGATGGGATAATTTCAGCGATGTGATCGATGGATTTAAAGCTATCAAAGAAGCAGGATTACCGGTATCTGATTACGTTTGTCCTTCTACACTTTTATAA
- a CDS encoding sulfite exporter TauE/SafE family protein: MLLSAVILGIFGSLHCVGMCGPIAFLLPLDRKHPAKKLLQTGLYHLGRLLSYASLGLLVGLLGSGFALFGVQQELSIAVGVIMLVFVLIPKLNPDRMQFNGKLWSLAGNIRNKLGQELKKKKPETFFLVGVLNGLLPCGLVYMAVFGAIATASLLESSLYMMLFGIGTIPLMTTAIWLGTILNQNLRKRLVRLIPIMTFAVACWFIIRGLGLEIPFLSPGENVAVQQVGAAINCH; encoded by the coding sequence ATGTTACTTTCTGCTGTCATATTGGGAATATTCGGTAGTCTTCATTGCGTGGGAATGTGCGGGCCCATTGCCTTCCTCCTTCCGCTGGACCGAAAACATCCCGCAAAAAAATTACTGCAAACCGGGCTCTACCACCTTGGCAGACTACTGAGCTATGCCAGTCTTGGATTATTGGTTGGATTGCTGGGAAGCGGCTTTGCCCTTTTCGGAGTTCAGCAGGAGTTATCGATCGCAGTAGGCGTTATCATGCTCGTTTTTGTGCTCATCCCAAAACTGAATCCAGACAGGATGCAGTTTAACGGAAAACTCTGGTCACTAGCAGGAAACATCAGGAACAAGTTGGGCCAGGAACTGAAAAAGAAAAAGCCGGAAACCTTTTTTCTGGTGGGAGTTCTGAATGGACTGCTGCCCTGCGGACTGGTTTATATGGCAGTATTCGGAGCGATCGCTACCGCCAGTTTACTGGAAAGCTCACTGTATATGATGCTCTTCGGAATAGGAACCATCCCGTTGATGACCACAGCGATATGGCTCGGAACGATCCTGAATCAAAACCTTCGAAAACGCCTGGTACGACTGATTCCTATTATGACTTTTGCGGTGGCGTGCTGGTTTATCATTCGGGGACTGGGACTGGAAATTCCGTTTTTGTCACCTGGCGAAAATGTGGCCGTTCAACAGGTTGGAGCAGCCATCAATTGTCATTGA
- a CDS encoding FixH family protein produces the protein MKTKFNWGTGLAIGMILFVSFILFLVTTMLTSAKYEHDLVTEDYYAAELHYQNDIDAEQNLQRLPSPAILEKKREGLKFHFPSGMDPEKIEGRISLYRPSNKQLDFNYQLRQPENAEIVIPAKLLQPGRWNLIVFWNYEGKEFLYKKELVY, from the coding sequence ATGAAAACGAAATTCAACTGGGGAACAGGACTGGCGATCGGGATGATTTTGTTCGTTTCTTTCATACTCTTTCTCGTAACCACGATGCTTACCAGTGCAAAATATGAGCACGACCTGGTTACCGAAGATTATTATGCGGCAGAATTGCACTACCAGAACGACATTGATGCAGAACAGAACCTGCAGCGCCTTCCAAGCCCCGCGATCCTTGAAAAAAAACGGGAGGGACTGAAGTTTCATTTTCCTTCGGGAATGGACCCGGAAAAGATCGAGGGCAGGATTAGCCTGTATAGGCCTTCGAACAAGCAATTGGATTTCAACTACCAGCTCAGGCAACCTGAAAATGCTGAAATTGTGATTCCCGCAAAGCTGCTTCAGCCGGGAAGATGGAACCTCATCGTTTTCTGGAATTATGAAGGCAAAGAATTCCTCTATAAAAAAGAACTGGTGTACTGA
- the ccoG gene encoding cytochrome c oxidase accessory protein CcoG gives MEREKFRDSIATVDQQGKRSWVYPRKPAGRLYRYRQYVSYLLLAFLVASPFIKINGNQFLMFNVLERRFSIFGFTFWPQDFYIFVLIMIIGVVFIILFTVAFGRIFCGWICPQTIFMEMVFRRIEYWIEGDRGKQIKLDKQKWNAEKLRKKLMKWSIFFFISFLIANIFLAYLIGSDRLLLYVFEGPSAHLSTLLSLLIFTAVFYFVFAWFREQVCVIACPYGRLQGVLLDERSIVVAYDYQRGEKEKGRAKFKKNENRAATGKGDCIDCLQCVQVCPTGIDIRNGTQLECVNCTACIDACNTMMEAVDLPKGLIRYASEANIRKKEPFRFTARLKAYSAVLLILIGVLSGLLFLRSDIEANVLRLPGQLYQHRENGIISNVYTYKLINKTSLDYEDLQFRLLSHSGEIETIGNQFISVASNSFSEGTLFVNISRKSLAKEKEKLEIGVYSNDHLIETTSVTFMGPRTYK, from the coding sequence GTGGAAAGGGAGAAGTTCAGAGACAGTATCGCAACCGTAGACCAACAGGGCAAACGCTCGTGGGTGTATCCAAGAAAACCCGCTGGCCGGTTGTATCGCTACCGCCAGTACGTTAGTTACCTCTTGCTGGCATTTCTGGTCGCTTCTCCCTTTATCAAAATTAACGGAAACCAGTTCCTGATGTTTAATGTACTGGAGCGGCGCTTCAGTATTTTCGGGTTCACCTTCTGGCCGCAGGATTTTTACATTTTTGTGCTCATTATGATCATCGGTGTGGTGTTCATCATTCTCTTTACGGTCGCCTTCGGAAGAATTTTCTGCGGATGGATCTGCCCCCAGACCATTTTCATGGAAATGGTTTTCCGAAGAATTGAATACTGGATCGAAGGAGACCGCGGCAAACAGATCAAACTGGACAAACAAAAATGGAACGCTGAAAAGCTGCGAAAAAAACTGATGAAATGGAGCATCTTTTTCTTCATTTCCTTTTTGATTGCCAATATTTTCCTGGCGTACCTCATTGGTAGCGACCGCTTGTTGCTGTATGTTTTTGAAGGTCCATCCGCTCACCTGAGCACCCTGCTCTCCCTGCTTATTTTTACCGCCGTTTTTTATTTTGTTTTTGCCTGGTTTCGCGAACAGGTTTGCGTGATCGCCTGCCCTTACGGTAGGTTGCAGGGTGTGCTGCTGGATGAACGCTCTATCGTAGTGGCGTACGATTACCAGCGAGGGGAAAAGGAAAAAGGTCGGGCCAAATTTAAGAAGAATGAAAACCGCGCCGCGACCGGTAAAGGTGATTGCATTGACTGCCTGCAATGCGTGCAGGTTTGCCCTACCGGAATCGACATCCGGAACGGGACGCAGCTGGAATGCGTGAACTGCACCGCCTGTATCGACGCCTGCAATACGATGATGGAGGCGGTTGATCTGCCCAAAGGCCTGATTCGTTATGCCAGCGAAGCCAATATTCGGAAAAAGGAGCCGTTTCGATTTACCGCCAGGTTAAAGGCTTATTCCGCAGTATTGCTCATTTTGATAGGCGTGCTTTCAGGTTTGCTTTTTCTCCGAAGTGATATTGAAGCCAATGTACTTCGGCTGCCGGGACAGCTTTATCAGCATCGGGAAAACGGGATTATCAGCAACGTTTACACTTATAAACTGATCAACAAGACCAGCCTCGACTATGAAGACCTCCAGTTCCGCCTTTTATCACATTCCGGAGAAATTGAAACGATCGGGAACCAGTTTATTAGCGTAGCATCGAACAGTTTCAGCGAGGGAACTCTTTTTGTGAACATCAGCCGGAAGAGCCTTGCAAAAGAAAAAGAAAAACTGGAGATCGGCGTGTACAGCAACGATCATCTAATTGAAACCACTTCGGTCACTTTTATGGGGCCGAGAACTTATAAATAA
- a CDS encoding cbb3-type cytochrome c oxidase N-terminal domain-containing protein, translating to MKRLFSFLRITGLVVLAIILTEITLDTGDQWAFEKYPVLWLILAVILVLAIAIEASVASLEKILFRSLSPEAQQRYLNHTAEKRAARFAWISQTYERLLDKKPIEKEDEIILDHNYDGIRELDNSLPPWWLYGFYASMIFAFIYLVNYHLLGGDTQKEEYVQEITQAQEAIEAYKKTAKGLVDENTVELLTGEDDVKAGQAIFTANCVACHKVDAGGGIGPNLTDDYWILGGGIKNVFHTISEGGRPGKGMISWKTDLKPDEIAQVASYVLSLHGTQPAEPKEPQGELWIDPNAPVDEVSVKNQGDDIEIIMENTSEE from the coding sequence ATGAAAAGACTATTCAGCTTTCTAAGAATTACCGGCTTGGTGGTCCTGGCGATCATCCTAACAGAGATCACACTGGATACGGGAGACCAGTGGGCTTTCGAAAAATATCCTGTGCTATGGCTGATCCTGGCCGTGATCCTTGTACTTGCCATCGCCATCGAAGCTTCCGTAGCATCGCTGGAAAAAATACTTTTCAGGTCCTTATCACCAGAAGCACAGCAACGCTACCTCAACCATACTGCTGAAAAGCGTGCTGCCAGATTTGCCTGGATCAGTCAAACTTATGAGCGCTTGCTGGACAAAAAACCGATTGAAAAGGAAGATGAGATCATCCTGGATCATAATTATGACGGCATCAGGGAACTGGATAACAGTTTACCGCCATGGTGGCTCTATGGTTTTTACGCGAGTATGATCTTCGCCTTCATTTACCTGGTAAATTACCACCTCCTGGGAGGAGATACCCAAAAAGAGGAATATGTGCAGGAAATTACCCAGGCTCAGGAAGCGATCGAAGCTTATAAAAAGACCGCCAAAGGGCTGGTTGACGAAAATACGGTGGAATTGCTTACCGGGGAAGACGACGTCAAAGCAGGGCAGGCCATTTTTACCGCTAATTGCGTAGCCTGTCATAAAGTAGATGCCGGGGGCGGAATTGGCCCCAACCTTACCGATGATTACTGGATCCTGGGTGGTGGAATCAAAAATGTGTTCCATACCATCTCCGAAGGTGGAAGACCCGGAAAAGGAATGATTTCCTGGAAAACCGATCTGAAACCTGATGAAATTGCGCAGGTGGCAAGTTATGTGCTCAGCCTTCACGGCACCCAGCCGGCAGAACCTAAAGAACCACAGGGTGAACTCTGGATAGACCCTAATGCTCCGGTAGATGAAGTGAGCGTCAAAAATCAAGGTGATGACATCGAAATCATCATGGAAAATACAAGCGAAGAATAA
- a CDS encoding cytochrome C oxidase subunit IV has product MLKYVKGPLENIDGVAIYPIISLLIFFLFFAALFWWVITARKEYISEMSNIPLETEKAHTNLSSLKQGS; this is encoded by the coding sequence ATGTTGAAATATGTAAAAGGACCTTTGGAAAATATAGACGGGGTAGCGATCTATCCCATCATTTCGCTGCTCATTTTCTTCCTATTCTTTGCCGCGCTGTTCTGGTGGGTGATAACGGCCAGAAAGGAATACATCTCTGAAATGAGCAATATCCCCCTTGAAACCGAAAAGGCTCATACTAACCTAAGTTCTCTAAAACAAGGATCATGA
- the ccoN gene encoding cytochrome-c oxidase, cbb3-type subunit I produces the protein MEVQQFYYDNKIVKKFIIATMFWGIIGMSVGLLLAFMFLFPNLTEGISWLSFGRLRPLHTNAVIFAFVGNAIFAGVYYSTQRLLKARMFSDALSNINFWGWQLIIVGAAITLPLGYTTSKEYAELEWPFDIAIAVIWVSFGINLIGTMLRRRQRHLYVAIWFYLATFVTVAVLHIFNNIELPVSALKSYSVYAGVQDALVQWWYGHNAVAFFLTTPFLGLMYYFVPKAANRPVYSYRLSIVHFWSLIFIYIWAGPHHLLYTALPDWAQNLGVAFSVMLLFPSWGGMINGLLTLRGAWDKVRVDPVLKFMVVAITGYGMATFEGPMLSLKNVNAIAHFSDWIIAHVHVGALAWNGFLTFGMVYWLVPKLFKTQLWSVKLANTHFWIGTLGIILYALPMYVAGFVQASMWKQFNPDGTLTYGNFLETVTQIIPMYWMRAIGGSLYILGAFVMLYNIVKTVKQGSTVEDELAEAMPLAKVTHKRTAGEAWHSWLERRPVKLTIYATIAILIGGMVQIIPSLMVDEYVPVISSVKPYTPLELEGRDLYIREGCVSCHSQMIRPFRSEVERYGEYSKAGEYVYDHPFLWGSKRTGPDLHRVGQKYSDNWHLNHLYDPQSTSSGSIMPSYQWLINNELDKSKTEEKMRAMQTLGVPYSEEEIARAQQWMQEQGTQIEQNLYTDPDFAASYEASKQAAAENGEDFIDMRNREIVALIAYLQRLGTDIKTGDEELSSTTN, from the coding sequence ATGGAAGTACAGCAATTTTATTACGATAACAAGATCGTAAAGAAATTTATCATCGCCACGATGTTCTGGGGGATCATCGGGATGAGCGTAGGGCTACTGCTCGCTTTTATGTTTCTTTTCCCCAATCTCACTGAAGGCATTTCCTGGCTGAGCTTCGGAAGGCTTCGCCCGCTGCATACCAACGCGGTAATTTTTGCATTTGTAGGGAATGCGATCTTTGCGGGCGTTTATTATTCTACCCAGCGGTTACTGAAGGCGAGGATGTTCAGCGATGCACTGAGCAATATCAATTTCTGGGGCTGGCAGCTCATTATTGTGGGAGCGGCCATCACATTGCCGCTGGGTTATACCACGTCAAAAGAATACGCTGAACTGGAATGGCCTTTTGATATCGCCATTGCAGTGATCTGGGTCTCTTTCGGGATCAACCTCATTGGGACCATGCTTCGCAGAAGACAGCGGCATCTTTATGTAGCCATCTGGTTTTACCTGGCGACATTTGTAACCGTAGCCGTGCTGCATATTTTCAACAATATTGAACTTCCTGTAAGCGCACTCAAAAGCTATTCGGTATATGCCGGGGTGCAGGACGCACTGGTGCAATGGTGGTATGGTCATAATGCCGTGGCATTTTTTCTTACCACGCCTTTCCTGGGCTTGATGTATTACTTTGTTCCGAAAGCTGCCAACAGGCCGGTTTACTCTTATCGCCTGTCTATCGTGCATTTCTGGTCGCTCATTTTTATTTATATCTGGGCCGGGCCTCACCACTTGCTTTATACCGCTTTACCAGACTGGGCACAAAATCTTGGTGTCGCATTTTCGGTGATGTTGTTGTTCCCATCCTGGGGAGGAATGATCAATGGTTTACTGACCTTACGCGGGGCCTGGGACAAGGTTCGCGTGGACCCGGTACTCAAGTTCATGGTGGTCGCTATTACTGGTTACGGAATGGCCACTTTTGAAGGCCCCATGCTTTCCCTGAAAAACGTCAATGCGATCGCTCATTTCAGTGACTGGATCATCGCGCACGTTCATGTGGGCGCACTCGCCTGGAATGGCTTTCTCACCTTCGGAATGGTTTACTGGCTGGTTCCGAAATTGTTCAAAACCCAATTATGGTCGGTAAAACTTGCCAACACCCATTTCTGGATCGGTACGCTGGGCATCATTCTCTATGCCTTACCGATGTATGTAGCCGGGTTTGTCCAGGCTTCTATGTGGAAACAGTTCAATCCAGACGGGACACTTACCTACGGAAATTTCCTGGAAACCGTTACCCAGATCATCCCGATGTACTGGATGCGGGCCATCGGGGGCAGTCTATACATTTTGGGAGCCTTTGTAATGCTCTATAATATTGTAAAAACCGTCAAACAGGGCAGCACCGTGGAAGATGAGCTGGCTGAAGCCATGCCGCTGGCAAAAGTAACCCACAAACGTACTGCGGGGGAAGCCTGGCATAGCTGGCTGGAAAGAAGGCCGGTAAAATTGACCATTTACGCCACGATCGCTATTCTGATTGGTGGAATGGTTCAGATCATTCCCTCGCTGATGGTAGATGAATACGTCCCGGTAATTTCCAGCGTCAAGCCTTATACACCACTGGAACTGGAAGGCAGGGACCTGTACATCAGGGAAGGTTGTGTTTCCTGCCATTCCCAGATGATCAGGCCATTCCGAAGTGAAGTGGAACGCTATGGTGAATATTCAAAAGCCGGCGAATATGTATATGATCATCCGTTCTTATGGGGTAGCAAGCGCACCGGGCCAGACCTACATCGCGTGGGCCAGAAATATTCTGATAACTGGCACCTGAATCACCTGTACGATCCTCAAAGTACCTCCTCCGGTTCGATCATGCCGAGCTATCAATGGCTTATCAATAACGAACTGGACAAATCCAAAACAGAAGAAAAAATGCGTGCGATGCAAACACTGGGCGTGCCATATTCCGAAGAAGAGATCGCCCGCGCCCAGCAATGGATGCAGGAACAGGGCACCCAGATCGAGCAGAATCTGTATACAGATCCTGATTTTGCTGCTTCTTATGAAGCCAGCAAGCAGGCTGCTGCCGAGAATGGGGAAGATTTCATCGACATGCGCAACCGCGAGATCGTAGCACTTATCGCTTACCTGCAACGCCTGGGAACCGATATCAAAACCGGTGACGAAGAACTTTCAAGTACAACCAACTAA
- the ccoS gene encoding cbb3-type cytochrome oxidase assembly protein CcoS, translated as MNIIYLLLAISVIVALVFFAAFIISVKNGQYDDVYTPSVRMLFEDELVDQEKETHQQSTVNKVKSN; from the coding sequence ATGAATATCATTTACCTCTTACTGGCGATAAGTGTCATAGTAGCACTGGTCTTTTTCGCGGCTTTTATCATATCGGTCAAAAACGGGCAATACGACGATGTTTACACCCCTTCTGTACGCATGTTGTTTGAAGATGAGCTCGTGGATCAAGAGAAGGAAACCCATCAACAATCTACAGTCAATAAAGTGAAATCAAATTAA
- a CDS encoding heavy metal translocating P-type ATPase: MNCYHCGEECQEEHLYYKDKNFCCNGCKTVFEILETNDLSYYYELEQAPGISPKTNKNRFAFLDDAEIAAKFLEFQDGDLSIVSFLIPSMHCSSCIWILENLKKLEPGIKSSQVDFPRKTIRLSFRNQSVSLREVVILLTRLGYEPNISLDDFEKKKEKVDRQLIYRLGVAGFAFGNIMFLSFPEYFELREFWLEQFKPVFRWLMFFFSLPVVFYAASDYFSSAYKGLRSKMLNIDIPIALGIIVLFVRSSTDILLNLGSGFFDSLSGLVFFLLLGKFFQQKTYRFLSFERDYKSYFPIAVTRLRSENGCFEEEQVQVYQIRKGDRIVIRNAELIPMDGLLLSEEALIDYSFVTGEAEPVSRKKGDHLFAGGRQQGGLIEIEATKEVKQSYLTQLWSHESFTKKTEKSFKTLTDQISRRFTLSVISIAILSGIFWLFYDSAQALNVITAVLIIACPCAIALAAPFTLGNLLRIFGKNRLYLKNASIIEKMAGIDTIIFDKTGTITATGKKQISYEGITLSEEELELLSSSLRASNHPLSRSLYALLKRHHIKVLEDFEEIPGKGILSRQGNNHMKIGSTSLLGQPSSTENFQKTQVHISNNEEYKGYFTFQNLYREGTAALFQQLSKNYEVILLSGDNQGEERRLKEMLPKNVQMHFNQKPGEKLEFVKRLQQQGKKVMMVGDGLNDAGALAASDVGIAISEDINVFSPACDGIMDARSYQQLGRFLKISQGGISIIQWSFLLSLAYNLVGLGFAISGNLMPVVAAILMPLSSISVVVFTTFLSNLISRKIKSV, translated from the coding sequence ATGAATTGCTACCACTGCGGAGAAGAATGCCAGGAAGAACACCTATATTATAAAGACAAGAATTTTTGCTGCAACGGTTGCAAAACGGTCTTCGAAATCCTGGAAACCAATGATCTTTCTTACTATTATGAGCTGGAACAGGCTCCCGGGATCTCTCCGAAAACTAACAAAAACCGATTCGCTTTCCTGGATGATGCTGAAATAGCCGCCAAATTCCTGGAATTCCAGGACGGGGACCTCAGCATCGTTTCATTTTTGATCCCTTCCATGCACTGCAGCTCGTGCATCTGGATTCTGGAAAACCTGAAAAAACTAGAGCCCGGTATTAAGAGTTCACAGGTAGATTTTCCCAGGAAAACCATCAGGTTAAGTTTCAGGAACCAGTCGGTTTCCCTGCGCGAAGTGGTAATTTTGCTCACACGCCTGGGATATGAACCCAACATCTCCCTGGACGATTTCGAGAAAAAGAAAGAAAAGGTGGATCGCCAGCTCATTTACCGGTTGGGCGTTGCCGGGTTCGCGTTCGGCAATATCATGTTCCTTTCTTTTCCGGAATATTTCGAGCTGCGGGAATTTTGGCTGGAGCAGTTTAAACCGGTCTTTCGGTGGCTCATGTTCTTTTTCTCACTTCCGGTCGTTTTCTACGCGGCCAGCGACTATTTTTCCTCGGCCTACAAAGGGCTCCGCTCCAAAATGCTCAATATCGATATCCCGATCGCTCTGGGAATCATCGTACTTTTTGTAAGAAGTTCAACCGATATTCTTCTGAATTTGGGAAGCGGTTTCTTTGATAGTTTAAGCGGACTCGTTTTTTTCCTCCTGCTAGGCAAGTTCTTTCAGCAGAAAACTTATCGGTTTCTGTCTTTTGAAAGAGATTACAAATCGTATTTTCCCATTGCCGTGACACGCCTTCGTAGCGAAAATGGGTGTTTTGAAGAAGAGCAGGTGCAGGTGTACCAGATCCGAAAAGGTGACCGCATTGTCATTCGCAACGCCGAACTCATCCCCATGGATGGTTTACTTTTAAGCGAAGAAGCCCTTATCGATTACAGTTTTGTCACTGGCGAGGCCGAACCGGTATCCCGCAAAAAAGGTGATCACTTGTTCGCAGGCGGCAGGCAGCAGGGTGGGCTCATTGAGATCGAGGCAACCAAAGAAGTAAAACAAAGCTATCTTACACAGTTATGGAGCCATGAAAGTTTTACGAAAAAAACTGAAAAAAGCTTTAAAACCCTTACTGACCAGATCAGTCGGCGGTTCACTCTAAGCGTCATCAGTATAGCGATATTATCAGGAATTTTCTGGCTTTTTTACGATTCTGCTCAGGCCTTAAATGTAATCACGGCTGTGCTCATCATCGCCTGTCCTTGCGCGATTGCCCTGGCCGCACCTTTTACGCTTGGCAATCTGCTTCGCATCTTCGGAAAAAACCGACTCTACCTTAAAAATGCTTCGATCATAGAAAAAATGGCTGGGATCGATACCATAATTTTTGACAAGACCGGAACGATTACCGCGACTGGGAAAAAACAGATCTCCTATGAAGGTATAACCCTGAGTGAGGAAGAACTGGAACTGCTCAGCTCCAGCCTCCGGGCGTCTAACCACCCGCTGAGCCGGTCGTTGTACGCCTTGCTTAAGCGGCACCATATCAAAGTACTGGAGGATTTTGAAGAGATCCCCGGAAAGGGAATTTTAAGCAGGCAGGGTAACAATCATATGAAGATTGGTTCTACCAGCCTGCTTGGCCAGCCGTCAAGCACCGAAAACTTTCAGAAAACACAGGTCCACATCAGCAATAATGAGGAATATAAGGGATATTTTACTTTTCAGAACCTGTACCGCGAGGGAACAGCGGCACTTTTTCAGCAGTTATCTAAAAACTATGAAGTGATCCTGCTTTCCGGAGATAACCAGGGTGAGGAACGACGCCTGAAAGAAATGCTTCCGAAGAACGTCCAGATGCACTTCAACCAGAAACCCGGCGAAAAACTGGAATTCGTCAAACGCCTGCAACAACAGGGTAAAAAAGTGATGATGGTAGGCGACGGACTCAACGACGCGGGAGCTCTTGCCGCCAGCGATGTGGGTATCGCGATTTCAGAAGACATTAACGTGTTTTCCCCGGCATGCGACGGGATCATGGACGCCAGATCTTACCAGCAACTTGGCCGTTTTCTGAAAATTTCACAGGGAGGAATCTCGATCATCCAGTGGAGTTTCCTGCTTTCACTGGCCTATAACCTCGTAGGGCTGGGATTTGCCATAAGTGGCAACCTAATGCCAGTGGTAGCAGCAATCCTGATGCCATTGAGTTCCATTAGCGTGGTCGTTTTTACCACGTTCCTGAGCAACCTGATTTCCCGGAAAATAAAATCGGTATAA
- a CDS encoding YceI family protein gives MKFNGTMKFLSLSLLGLVWNFNLQAQTYQLNKNATSVLVEGTSNIHDWHIEAESCSGTITLETDEGKIDDIEKLQFSVEAESLKSGKSGMDKNTYKALNTGDHKNIVFRMEKVNSMKETAAGTYLVKASGKLEIAGVKRDTELQFTLKTASDRVELQGSKDIDMTAYQIEPPSAMFGTITTGKMVTVKFKTIFRK, from the coding sequence ATGAAATTCAATGGCACCATGAAATTCCTTAGTCTTAGCCTTCTTGGGCTGGTTTGGAACTTCAACCTTCAGGCACAAACCTACCAGTTAAATAAAAATGCGACCAGCGTTTTGGTAGAAGGAACCTCCAACATCCACGACTGGCATATCGAAGCCGAAAGCTGTTCTGGTACGATCACGCTGGAGACTGATGAGGGTAAGATCGATGATATCGAAAAACTCCAGTTTAGCGTGGAAGCCGAAAGCCTGAAAAGCGGGAAAAGCGGCATGGATAAGAATACGTATAAGGCGCTAAATACCGGCGATCATAAGAACATTGTTTTCCGGATGGAAAAAGTGAATTCCATGAAAGAGACTGCGGCAGGAACTTACCTGGTGAAAGCTTCCGGTAAACTGGAAATAGCCGGTGTGAAGCGGGATACCGAACTGCAGTTCACCCTGAAAACCGCCAGCGACCGTGTGGAGCTGCAAGGCAGTAAAGACATCGATATGACCGCTTATCAAATAGAGCCACCATCAGCCATGTTCGGCACCATTACGACTGGCAAGATGGTCACCGTTAAATTCAAAACCATATTTAGAAAATAA